The proteins below come from a single Beutenbergia cavernae DSM 12333 genomic window:
- a CDS encoding potassium channel family protein — protein MRTVSHRRLIAPPSDDFVAVLVLLTGAYVLYTATESGWARFVVAGLYVLALVLAVRAASPTRRQTATFGWVVAACVIAIALAYVLLPDDDAAGVTDAVIALVLMVTLVLVISRVLAHRRVTVQTIAGALSAYLLIGMLFAAVYGVMTWRSDTPFFASGDVADARSLQYFSFTTLTTLGYGDLTAADFPGRGVATFEALTGQIFLTTLVARLVATFRRQSDGPDGTVGGSTDDES, from the coding sequence ATGAGGACGGTCAGCCACCGGCGGCTCATCGCACCTCCCTCCGACGACTTCGTCGCGGTGCTCGTGCTCCTCACCGGCGCCTACGTGCTGTACACGGCCACGGAGAGCGGCTGGGCCCGATTCGTCGTCGCGGGCCTCTACGTTCTCGCGCTCGTCCTCGCGGTCCGAGCCGCCTCGCCGACGCGCCGCCAGACCGCGACGTTCGGCTGGGTCGTGGCCGCGTGCGTCATCGCGATCGCGCTCGCCTACGTGCTCCTGCCGGACGACGACGCCGCGGGGGTCACCGACGCCGTCATCGCCCTCGTGCTCATGGTCACGCTCGTGCTCGTGATCTCCCGCGTGCTCGCGCACCGACGGGTCACGGTGCAGACGATCGCGGGCGCGCTCAGCGCCTACCTCCTGATCGGGATGCTCTTCGCCGCTGTGTACGGCGTGATGACCTGGCGGTCCGACACCCCGTTCTTCGCCTCGGGCGACGTCGCCGACGCACGCTCGCTGCAGTACTTCTCGTTCACGACGCTGACGACGCTCGGCTACGGGGACCTGACGGCCGCCGACTTCCCCGGCCGCGGTGTCGCCACCTTCGAGGCGCTCACCGGCCAGATCTTCCTCACCACGCTCGTCGCTCGCCTCGTCGCGACGTTCCGGCGCCAGTCGGACGGGCCGGACGGGACGGTGGGCGGTTCGACGGACGACGAGTCGTGA
- a CDS encoding SulP family inorganic anion transporter has product MTAAPAAPAATKTPLFFGSFQGYRRTNIRPDVIAGLTVWAVLVPEAFAYATIAGVPPVVGLYAAVPALIAYAAFGSSRHLVVGPMSATAALSAATIAPLAGGDTSTYIVMTTVLAIMTGVAGILAGLLRLGFLAAFISEPVLKGFIVGLALTIIIGQVPHLLGVDGGGEGFFSRVATILGQLGQLSPLTCAVGIGALVLVFALKKWAPVVPASLAAVVVGIVLVNALQWEDRLDIVGHIDPGLPSLGLPTDDWSMYGQLAAPALGVLLVGFAEGLGAAKTYAAKAGYDVDANRELLGLGAANAASGLASGMVVNGSLSKTAVNGSAGAKSQLSGLVVAVLCVVTLLVLTPLFESLPDAVLAAVVIAAVIELVDVKSLARLYRVWSARLAGSYGVAARADFIAAVVAMIGVLVLDTLPGLVVGIICSLVLLLYRASRAKVRRLTRVGGLWLDAARHPDSPTVPDVVVVRVESGLFFANSDHVKEEILALVTPEVRLVVLDGQTTPFTDVTAATMLAELATTLERSGVDFAVAGDIGPVRDVVREVSPDAAERLFTSVDDAVASVHSSPPDPRPS; this is encoded by the coding sequence GTGACCGCCGCCCCAGCAGCACCCGCCGCCACGAAGACCCCGCTGTTCTTCGGGTCCTTCCAGGGGTACCGGCGAACGAACATCCGTCCCGACGTCATCGCCGGGCTCACCGTCTGGGCCGTCCTGGTGCCGGAGGCGTTCGCGTACGCCACCATCGCCGGCGTCCCACCCGTGGTCGGCCTGTACGCGGCCGTCCCGGCGCTCATCGCGTACGCGGCGTTCGGGTCGAGCCGGCACCTCGTGGTCGGGCCGATGTCCGCCACGGCCGCGCTCTCGGCCGCCACGATCGCGCCGCTCGCGGGCGGCGACACGAGCACGTACATCGTGATGACGACCGTGCTGGCGATCATGACCGGCGTCGCCGGCATCCTGGCCGGCCTCCTGCGCCTCGGGTTCCTCGCCGCGTTCATCTCCGAGCCCGTCCTCAAGGGCTTCATCGTGGGGCTCGCGCTCACGATCATCATCGGCCAGGTGCCTCACCTGCTCGGGGTCGATGGCGGCGGCGAGGGCTTCTTCTCGAGGGTCGCCACGATCCTCGGGCAGCTCGGGCAGCTGAGTCCCCTGACGTGCGCCGTCGGGATCGGCGCCCTGGTGCTCGTGTTCGCGCTCAAGAAGTGGGCCCCGGTGGTGCCGGCCTCGCTCGCGGCCGTCGTCGTCGGGATCGTGCTCGTCAACGCGCTGCAGTGGGAGGACCGGCTCGACATCGTCGGACACATCGACCCCGGCCTGCCGAGCCTCGGGCTGCCCACCGACGACTGGTCGATGTACGGGCAGCTGGCGGCTCCCGCCCTCGGGGTGCTGCTCGTCGGGTTCGCGGAGGGCCTCGGCGCCGCCAAGACGTACGCGGCCAAGGCGGGCTACGACGTCGACGCCAACCGAGAGCTGCTCGGCCTCGGGGCCGCGAACGCCGCGTCCGGGCTGGCGTCCGGCATGGTCGTCAACGGCAGCCTCTCGAAGACCGCGGTGAACGGCTCCGCCGGGGCGAAGTCGCAGCTGAGCGGCCTCGTGGTGGCGGTGCTCTGCGTCGTCACGCTGCTCGTCCTCACCCCCCTCTTCGAGTCCCTGCCCGACGCGGTGCTGGCCGCCGTCGTCATCGCCGCGGTCATCGAGCTCGTGGACGTGAAGTCGCTCGCGCGCCTCTACCGGGTGTGGAGCGCGCGGCTCGCCGGGTCGTACGGCGTCGCGGCGCGGGCGGACTTCATCGCCGCCGTCGTCGCGATGATCGGCGTGCTCGTGCTCGACACGCTGCCCGGCCTCGTCGTCGGCATCATCTGCTCGTTGGTCCTGCTGCTGTACCGCGCGTCACGAGCGAAGGTGCGCCGCCTCACGCGGGTCGGCGGACTGTGGCTCGACGCCGCCCGGCACCCTGACTCACCGACCGTTCCGGACGTCGTCGTCGTCCGCGTCGAGTCCGGCCTCTTCTTCGCGAACTCCGACCACGTCAAGGAGGAGATCCTCGCGCTCGTCACGCCCGAGGTCCGGCTCGTCGTGCTGGACGGGCAGACGACGCCGTTCACCGACGTCACCGCCGCGACGATGCTGGCGGAGCTCGCGACGACGCTCGAGCGGTCCGGCGTGGACTTCGCCGTCGCCGGCGACATCGGCCCGGTGCGCGACGTCGTCCGCGAGGTCTCCCCCGACGCGGCGGAACGTCTGTTCACGTCCGTGGACGACGCCGTCGCCTCCGTGCACTCGTCCCCGCCAGATCCGAGACCGTCGTGA
- a CDS encoding mechanosensitive ion channel family protein, producing MNPSELVDFNTISGWTLLGVVLVLLVTWLLFRLTKHTVLRLLRRIDGISEEIAAGASRIAGYFVILLGVGIALSMLGAEVQPLLAAAIVLAVVVVLALRGVADNFGASLIIQTRKPIHLGDRIATHDEVGTVVEMNARSVVIITNDGRTIHVPNGKLLSDPIVNHSVSGALRSEIEIRTSHVTHLGTVEKHVLEAVRNVTGVLDAPTPDVVWTGSSVERMTGRIRFWLDPDSGRRMTSAVVVAVAQELREAKIPATLECPPPAQPLTAPPAL from the coding sequence GTGAACCCCTCCGAGCTCGTGGACTTCAACACGATCAGCGGCTGGACCCTGCTGGGTGTCGTCCTCGTCCTGCTGGTCACGTGGCTGCTCTTCCGGCTGACGAAGCACACCGTGCTGCGCCTGCTGCGACGCATCGACGGCATCAGCGAGGAGATCGCCGCCGGGGCGTCCCGCATCGCCGGGTACTTCGTGATCCTCCTCGGCGTCGGCATCGCGCTCAGCATGCTCGGAGCCGAGGTCCAGCCCCTCCTGGCCGCCGCCATCGTGCTCGCGGTCGTCGTCGTCCTCGCGCTGCGCGGCGTCGCCGACAACTTCGGCGCAAGCCTCATCATCCAGACGCGCAAGCCGATCCACCTGGGCGACCGCATCGCGACGCACGACGAGGTCGGCACCGTCGTCGAGATGAACGCGCGCTCCGTCGTCATCATCACGAACGACGGACGCACGATCCACGTGCCGAACGGCAAGCTGCTGTCCGACCCCATCGTCAACCACTCGGTGTCCGGGGCGCTGCGGTCGGAGATCGAGATCCGCACGTCGCACGTGACGCACCTGGGCACCGTCGAGAAGCACGTCCTGGAGGCGGTCCGGAACGTCACGGGCGTCCTGGACGCGCCGACCCCCGACGTGGTGTGGACCGGGAGCTCCGTGGAGCGCATGACCGGCCGGATCCGGTTCTGGCTCGACCCCGACTCCGGACGGCGCATGACGTCGGCCGTGGTCGTCGCCGTCGCCCAGGAGCTCCGCGAGGCGAAGATCCCCGCCACCCTCGAGTGCCCGCCGCCCGCACAGCCGCTCACCGCTCCGCCCGCGCTATGA
- a CDS encoding PrsW family intramembrane metalloprotease, whose protein sequence is MSTTTFRPEPVRPTGRLRDVRQLMWWLFLVLLVVGVAGYLLMNISYALLAPQAFGIGVVFAILLAALLLWIISKLDVAGAPPTAAYVAVFAWGGLTATTLAVVANDNMIAVYDRIGLGSWAAALAAPTDEETAKLLGVVVVLYLVRRIRPRPIDGLILGAVCGVGFEVVENVLYAVQTAVADPNSDVTSALGTSVLRIVVGFGGHAIFAGCAGYGMAVALGKPGLTAGKRVGTAFGMWAVAWILHSLWDSPVTFGLEGWQSILVIPIKYGLMIVAFVLAYRAAARTEYEWLTTAFRGVPADVVSPSDVHDLTSRSARHAARARAREHGGPEAVHALKDVQHAQLALADLLRDVPASSPIVARQAAATVRLRAQAVASRAVPTASGLMLD, encoded by the coding sequence ATGAGCACCACGACGTTCCGTCCCGAGCCGGTGCGCCCGACCGGGCGGCTGCGCGACGTCCGCCAGCTCATGTGGTGGCTCTTCCTCGTGCTCCTGGTCGTCGGCGTGGCGGGCTACCTGCTGATGAACATCTCCTACGCGCTCCTGGCTCCGCAGGCGTTCGGCATCGGCGTCGTGTTCGCGATCCTGCTCGCGGCGCTGCTGCTGTGGATCATCAGCAAGCTCGACGTCGCCGGCGCCCCACCGACCGCTGCGTACGTCGCGGTCTTCGCGTGGGGAGGCCTGACGGCGACCACGCTCGCCGTCGTCGCGAACGACAACATGATCGCCGTCTACGACCGCATCGGTCTCGGCAGCTGGGCCGCCGCGCTCGCCGCGCCCACCGACGAGGAGACCGCCAAGCTGCTCGGCGTCGTCGTCGTCCTCTACCTCGTCCGGCGCATCCGCCCGCGGCCGATCGACGGACTGATCCTCGGCGCGGTGTGCGGCGTCGGGTTCGAGGTCGTCGAGAACGTGCTCTATGCCGTGCAGACCGCCGTCGCCGACCCGAACTCGGACGTCACCTCGGCCCTGGGCACGTCGGTGCTGCGGATCGTCGTCGGCTTCGGCGGGCACGCGATCTTCGCGGGGTGCGCCGGGTACGGGATGGCGGTCGCCCTCGGGAAGCCGGGGCTGACGGCCGGGAAGCGCGTCGGGACCGCGTTCGGGATGTGGGCGGTCGCGTGGATCCTGCACTCGCTGTGGGACTCGCCCGTGACGTTCGGCCTCGAGGGCTGGCAGTCGATCCTCGTGATCCCGATCAAGTACGGCCTCATGATCGTCGCGTTCGTGCTCGCGTACCGCGCGGCGGCACGCACCGAGTACGAGTGGCTCACGACGGCGTTCCGCGGCGTGCCTGCCGACGTCGTGTCGCCGTCCGACGTGCACGACCTCACGAGCCGGTCGGCGCGCCACGCGGCGCGGGCGCGTGCTCGGGAGCACGGCGGACCCGAAGCCGTCCACGCGCTCAAGGACGTGCAGCACGCGCAGCTCGCACTCGCGGACCTGCTGCGGGACGTGCCGGCATCCAGCCCGATCGTGGCGCGACAGGCAGCGGCGACGGTGCGGCTGCGCGCGCAGGCCGTCGCGTCGCGTGCCGTCCCGACCGCCTCGGGCCTCATGCTCGACTGA
- a CDS encoding alkyl/aryl-sulfatase — translation MTDPVSAAVASAHAEAARTLPFSDDRDHAATGRGLLAPLSPDAVRTSDGREVWDVGGYAFLDGKNPGTVHPSLWRQSGLVTTSGLFQVVPGIYQVRGLDLSNVTFVEGDRGVVVIDPLISVETAAAALALYREHRGDRPVTGVVYTHSHVDHFGGVKGVTTQEDVDAGRCVVLAPAGFLEHAIAENVYAGTAMARRAGYMYGAALEKGAAGQVGAGLGQTTSTGTVSLIVPTVDVTRTGQREVVDGVTMEFQLTPGTEAPSEMNFLFPDLNALCMAENATHTLHNTLTLRGALVRDPHVWAVYLTEAIRLFAHRADVVFASHHWPTWGREDLTEFLSQQRDLYAYLHDQTLRMINQGYVGREIAERIQLPPALEHAWHARGYYGSVSHNVKAIYQRYMGWFDGNPAHLWEHPPVEEATRYVAFMGGADAVVAKARDSFDDGDLRWVVTVLNHVLFADPDHAAARELQAAAYTQLGYGSENGTWRNFFLSGAEELRHGSFGTPTQTASPDLLGALTPAQALDSIAIRVDGPRSWDVAACVDWVVDGTRFRVRLANGVLVHDVPREDDEESPEATFTTDKATFLRALLAPSSIPELVADGSLQLTGDGEAWTRVLGTLDETDPGFAIVLP, via the coding sequence ATGACCGACCCCGTCAGCGCCGCCGTCGCCTCCGCGCACGCCGAGGCCGCCCGGACCCTCCCGTTCAGCGACGACCGGGATCACGCGGCCACCGGTCGCGGGCTTCTCGCGCCGCTCTCGCCGGACGCGGTGCGCACGTCCGACGGCAGGGAGGTCTGGGACGTCGGCGGCTACGCGTTCCTCGACGGCAAGAACCCGGGCACCGTGCACCCGAGCCTGTGGCGGCAGAGCGGTCTGGTGACCACGTCCGGCCTGTTCCAGGTCGTGCCGGGGATCTACCAGGTGCGGGGCCTCGACCTGTCGAACGTGACGTTCGTGGAGGGCGACCGGGGCGTCGTCGTCATCGATCCCCTCATCTCGGTCGAGACGGCCGCCGCGGCGCTCGCGCTGTACCGGGAGCACCGCGGGGACCGGCCCGTGACTGGAGTCGTGTACACGCACTCCCACGTCGACCACTTCGGCGGCGTCAAGGGCGTCACGACGCAGGAGGACGTCGACGCCGGTCGATGCGTCGTCCTCGCGCCGGCGGGCTTCCTCGAGCACGCGATCGCGGAGAACGTGTACGCCGGGACGGCGATGGCGCGGAGGGCGGGGTACATGTACGGCGCGGCCCTCGAGAAGGGCGCCGCGGGCCAGGTGGGCGCCGGGCTCGGCCAGACGACGAGCACGGGCACCGTGTCGCTCATCGTCCCCACCGTGGACGTCACCCGGACCGGGCAGCGCGAGGTGGTCGACGGCGTCACCATGGAGTTCCAGCTGACGCCCGGCACCGAGGCGCCCAGCGAGATGAACTTCCTCTTCCCGGACCTCAACGCGCTCTGCATGGCGGAGAACGCGACCCACACTCTCCACAACACCCTGACGCTGCGTGGCGCGCTGGTGCGCGACCCGCACGTGTGGGCGGTCTATCTGACGGAAGCGATCCGGCTCTTCGCCCACCGTGCCGACGTCGTCTTCGCATCCCACCACTGGCCGACGTGGGGCCGCGAGGACCTCACGGAGTTCCTGTCCCAGCAGCGCGACCTGTACGCGTACCTCCACGACCAGACGCTGCGCATGATCAACCAGGGCTACGTCGGTCGGGAGATCGCCGAGCGCATCCAGCTGCCACCGGCGCTCGAGCACGCGTGGCACGCGCGCGGCTACTACGGCAGCGTCAGCCACAACGTCAAGGCGATCTACCAGCGGTACATGGGCTGGTTCGACGGCAACCCCGCCCACCTGTGGGAGCACCCGCCGGTCGAGGAGGCCACCCGCTACGTCGCGTTCATGGGCGGCGCTGACGCGGTGGTCGCGAAGGCGCGCGACTCCTTCGACGACGGCGACCTGCGGTGGGTCGTGACGGTCCTCAACCACGTGCTCTTCGCGGATCCTGACCACGCCGCGGCGCGTGAGCTGCAGGCGGCGGCGTACACCCAGCTCGGGTACGGCTCCGAGAACGGGACGTGGCGCAACTTCTTCCTCTCCGGGGCCGAGGAGCTGCGGCACGGCTCCTTCGGCACGCCCACGCAGACGGCGTCGCCGGACCTCCTCGGCGCCCTCACGCCTGCGCAGGCGCTCGACTCGATCGCGATCCGCGTCGACGGGCCGCGAAGCTGGGACGTCGCCGCGTGCGTCGACTGGGTCGTGGACGGGACGCGGTTCCGCGTGCGGCTCGCGAACGGCGTCCTGGTGCACGACGTCCCCCGCGAGGACGACGAGGAGTCGCCGGAGGCGACGTTCACGACCGACAAGGCGACGTTCCTCCGGGCGCTGCTCGCGCCGTCGTCGATCCCCGAGCTGGTGGCCGACGGCTCGCTGCAGCTCACCGGCGACGGCGAGGCGTGGACCCGGGTGCTCGGCACGCTGGACGAGACGGATCCGGGCTTCGCGATCGTGCTGCCCTAG
- a CDS encoding LuxR C-terminal-related transcriptional regulator, with protein MTLLDVPRPVVPRYKVTVPRRGEATIARPRLSAMLDDAVASRPVSHVAAPAGFGKSTAAAAWAADRSDVAWLSLDPYDADPRRLYRGVLAAIATALADDELPAPLAAVLRPGVHPRDPEDAIDLLDGVLEALDDLRRPLVLVVDDVHHVPPGVARPVVRAVLSAGLPTTNVLLLSRDASHLDGLDLDATVTGADLGFTAEEIVTLSGSYPPGLTQAQAVSLHDETRGWPAAVRMSLIDRPDRDAAERRGTPATPATTPARAVAAHDEAFGAYLHDEVLGALPRAVAAFVRRATTSTVITASLAIALTGDDGARLLAATLRRGLFLTPLGRRDGEDVYRWHDLFASWCRSRLEHEDPALARDLHGRAARFWGARHLPESVPHALAAGDSGAAVDLLVEGALEALLNGGAAELLELCEALPPTARDDARVVAIRSVAARMSGRRDEAASLLERARAQLADHDAGDADGSHALAVAMLETFVAGPSSAPDAAERLLASPAALHPAVRAGLLYHLGRRATRRQQDPRGALHLLDEAVSLAERHGLDGVALASRAERASALVDAAEPVLAEQAITDVLERAEISGWAQDARLALLRLEAGVFAYWRDEFDVAQRHFTLVTRARGDDEAVASLGSLYGALASIATGDAGGAAAAAQGISQGLASLPLEAMHALLRLKTAEAAGDVASAVREADLIGRSPCMPFAVVWQAEVFRVAGRAERARNVLASLRAVPVRAHVRVAAELTGALLDAADGGDPLPQIVAGLHVAAPSRFTRPYLERLPDLRPYLEALVHAGTDHRDFLTGLLGTPAADGAPHRRSHWELTDRELEILDGLRSSLTAAEIARSLFVSVNTVKTHQRAVYRKLGARNRREAVRLAASRGFLPA; from the coding sequence GTGACCCTTCTCGACGTCCCGCGCCCGGTCGTGCCGCGGTACAAGGTCACGGTGCCTCGCCGCGGCGAGGCGACGATCGCCCGGCCCCGACTCTCGGCCATGCTCGACGACGCCGTCGCCTCCCGTCCGGTCTCGCACGTCGCGGCGCCCGCGGGCTTCGGGAAGTCCACGGCCGCCGCCGCCTGGGCGGCGGACCGGTCCGACGTCGCGTGGCTGTCGCTCGACCCGTACGACGCCGACCCGCGGCGCCTGTACCGGGGCGTGCTCGCCGCGATCGCCACTGCCCTCGCCGACGACGAGCTGCCCGCCCCGCTGGCCGCGGTGCTGCGCCCCGGCGTCCACCCTCGCGACCCAGAGGACGCGATCGACCTGCTCGACGGCGTGCTCGAGGCGCTCGACGACCTCCGACGCCCGCTCGTCCTCGTGGTCGACGACGTCCATCACGTCCCGCCTGGTGTCGCGAGACCCGTGGTCCGCGCGGTGCTGAGCGCGGGCCTACCGACCACGAACGTGCTGCTCCTCAGCCGGGACGCGTCCCACCTCGACGGGCTGGACCTGGACGCCACCGTCACCGGCGCGGACCTCGGGTTCACGGCCGAGGAGATCGTGACGCTGTCCGGGTCCTACCCCCCGGGTCTCACGCAGGCGCAGGCTGTCTCGCTGCACGACGAGACGCGTGGCTGGCCAGCGGCGGTCCGGATGTCGCTGATCGATCGACCTGACCGGGACGCCGCGGAACGTCGCGGCACCCCGGCCACCCCGGCCACGACCCCCGCCCGCGCCGTCGCCGCACACGACGAGGCGTTCGGCGCCTACCTGCACGACGAGGTGCTCGGTGCGCTCCCGCGGGCGGTCGCCGCCTTCGTGCGCCGGGCGACCACGAGCACCGTCATCACCGCCTCCCTCGCCATCGCTCTGACGGGCGACGACGGCGCGCGGCTCCTCGCCGCCACGCTCCGCCGCGGACTGTTCCTCACGCCCCTCGGGCGGCGCGACGGCGAGGACGTGTACCGCTGGCACGACCTGTTCGCCTCCTGGTGCCGCAGCCGCCTCGAGCACGAGGACCCGGCACTGGCCCGGGACCTGCACGGGCGCGCCGCGCGATTCTGGGGAGCGCGCCATCTGCCCGAGTCCGTGCCGCACGCACTCGCCGCCGGAGACAGCGGTGCTGCGGTCGACCTGCTCGTCGAGGGCGCGCTCGAGGCGCTGCTGAACGGCGGGGCGGCCGAGCTGCTCGAGCTGTGCGAGGCCCTCCCGCCCACGGCGCGGGACGACGCGCGCGTCGTCGCGATCCGGTCGGTCGCCGCGCGCATGTCCGGTCGACGTGACGAGGCCGCGTCGCTCCTCGAGCGCGCCCGCGCGCAGCTGGCTGACCACGACGCGGGCGACGCCGACGGCTCCCACGCGCTCGCCGTCGCGATGCTCGAGACGTTCGTCGCGGGTCCGTCGTCGGCTCCCGACGCCGCGGAACGGCTCCTCGCGTCGCCGGCGGCGCTGCACCCCGCCGTCCGGGCCGGCCTGCTGTACCACCTCGGACGGCGGGCCACCCGCCGCCAGCAGGATCCCCGGGGAGCGCTCCACCTGCTGGACGAGGCGGTCTCTCTCGCGGAGCGCCACGGACTCGACGGCGTCGCACTCGCGAGCCGGGCCGAACGGGCCTCCGCGTTGGTGGATGCCGCCGAACCGGTGCTCGCCGAGCAGGCGATCACCGACGTCCTCGAGCGGGCGGAGATCTCGGGGTGGGCGCAGGACGCCCGTCTGGCGCTGCTCCGGCTCGAGGCCGGCGTCTTCGCGTACTGGCGGGACGAGTTCGACGTCGCGCAGCGGCACTTCACGCTCGTCACGCGCGCCCGGGGTGACGACGAGGCGGTCGCGAGCCTCGGCTCGCTGTACGGAGCCCTCGCGTCGATCGCGACAGGGGACGCGGGCGGCGCGGCGGCCGCCGCGCAGGGGATCAGTCAGGGCCTGGCGAGCCTGCCGCTCGAGGCCATGCATGCCCTGCTCCGCCTGAAGACCGCGGAAGCGGCCGGCGACGTCGCCTCCGCCGTCCGCGAGGCGGATCTGATCGGACGCTCGCCGTGCATGCCCTTCGCCGTGGTGTGGCAGGCCGAGGTCTTCCGGGTGGCCGGCCGGGCGGAGCGGGCGAGGAACGTCCTGGCCAGCCTGCGGGCCGTTCCCGTGCGGGCACACGTCCGCGTCGCGGCCGAGCTCACCGGCGCGTTGCTCGACGCCGCCGACGGCGGGGACCCGCTGCCGCAGATCGTCGCCGGCCTCCACGTGGCGGCGCCGTCCCGGTTCACGCGCCCGTACCTCGAGCGGCTGCCCGACCTGCGCCCGTACCTGGAGGCGCTCGTCCACGCCGGCACGGACCATCGGGACTTCCTCACCGGCCTCCTGGGCACCCCCGCCGCGGACGGCGCTCCGCACCGCCGGTCCCACTGGGAGCTCACGGACCGGGAGCTGGAGATCCTCGACGGCCTGCGGTCGTCCCTGACCGCGGCGGAGATCGCTCGCTCCCTGTTCGTGAGCGTCAACACCGTGAAGACGCACCAGCGCGCCGTCTACCGCAAGCTCGGGGCGCGCAACCGCCGGGAGGCGGTCCGTCTCGCGGCGAGCCGCGGGTTCCTGCCGGCCTGA
- a CDS encoding SulP family inorganic anion transporter — protein MTIVGTLRTYERAQFRPDLLAALTVTALLIPSGLAYGALAGLPPVAGLYTGCLGMVCYALLATSRVQIVGPESQMAILVASALAPIAAGSPTDYAVLAAALALVCALLCVLAGALRLGFLADYLSQPVLVGYLTGVALIIIVGQAAKLVGISADGDTLLELVMSAVSNLDGARLAPAVVGIVTIGLVLALRALWPRVPGSLVAVVVMTAASALLDLEGRGVAVVGDVPRGLPAPSFPLLDLREYLDLVVPALGIVLVVFADAVLTARAYAARGGDYPIDANRELLALGAANAGVGLFQGFAVGSSDSRTAVNVASGGRTQVVSLLASACTVVFLLALTPLVHDLPQPTLAGVVILAAVTLLVPKDYVALFRFRRFEGWIAVATVVGVSVLGILPGILAAVGLTLLDLVHRLSRPARRTLGPVPGSRRWRTVAAGSHAQPDADDRPGLVVVRYGGPVVFANAEYVLDHAKGAARATTGAVRWLVIDAEAVTALDSNGAHALSRLARWCRHRGIELALARVSAELAADIARAEVPVDHVYERVADAVDAYDRAAAQAP, from the coding sequence GTGACGATCGTCGGAACGCTGCGCACGTACGAGCGCGCACAGTTCCGCCCCGACCTGCTCGCGGCGCTCACCGTGACCGCCCTGCTCATCCCGAGCGGGCTCGCGTACGGCGCCCTCGCAGGGCTGCCACCGGTCGCCGGGCTGTACACCGGCTGCCTGGGCATGGTCTGCTACGCGCTGCTCGCGACGTCCCGGGTCCAGATCGTGGGCCCGGAGTCCCAGATGGCGATCCTCGTGGCGTCGGCGCTGGCGCCGATCGCCGCGGGCAGCCCGACCGACTACGCCGTCCTGGCCGCCGCCCTCGCCCTCGTCTGCGCGCTGCTGTGCGTGCTCGCCGGCGCGCTGCGGCTCGGCTTCCTCGCCGACTACCTCTCCCAGCCCGTCCTCGTCGGCTACCTCACCGGCGTCGCGCTCATCATCATCGTCGGGCAGGCGGCGAAGCTCGTCGGGATCTCGGCCGACGGCGACACGCTGCTCGAGCTGGTCATGTCCGCCGTCTCGAACCTCGACGGCGCTCGGCTCGCCCCCGCCGTCGTCGGGATCGTGACGATCGGGCTCGTGCTCGCCCTCCGGGCGCTGTGGCCGCGCGTGCCGGGGAGCCTGGTCGCCGTCGTCGTCATGACGGCGGCCTCGGCGCTGCTGGACCTCGAGGGGCGCGGCGTGGCGGTCGTGGGCGACGTGCCGCGCGGGCTCCCCGCTCCGTCGTTCCCGCTGCTGGACCTCCGCGAGTACCTCGACCTCGTGGTCCCGGCGCTCGGCATCGTGCTCGTGGTCTTCGCCGACGCCGTGCTCACCGCCCGGGCGTACGCCGCACGCGGCGGGGACTACCCGATCGACGCGAACCGGGAGCTCCTCGCCCTCGGAGCCGCGAACGCCGGCGTCGGCCTGTTCCAGGGTTTCGCCGTGGGGTCGAGCGACTCCCGGACGGCGGTCAACGTCGCGAGCGGCGGACGCACGCAGGTGGTCAGCCTGCTCGCGTCGGCGTGCACCGTCGTCTTCCTGCTGGCGCTCACCCCGCTCGTGCACGACCTGCCGCAGCCGACGCTGGCCGGCGTCGTCATCCTCGCCGCTGTCACGCTGCTCGTGCCGAAGGACTACGTCGCCCTGTTCCGGTTCCGGCGGTTCGAGGGCTGGATCGCCGTCGCGACGGTGGTCGGCGTGTCGGTGCTCGGCATCCTTCCCGGGATCCTCGCCGCGGTCGGGCTCACGCTGCTCGACCTCGTGCACCGGCTGTCGCGCCCGGCCAGGCGGACGCTCGGCCCGGTCCCCGGGTCCCGGCGGTGGCGGACCGTGGCGGCGGGGAGCCATGCGCAGCCGGACGCCGACGACCGGCCCGGTCTCGTCGTCGTCCGCTACGGCGGACCGGTCGTCTTCGCCAACGCCGAGTACGTGCTCGATCACGCCAAGGGTGCGGCTCGGGCGACCACCGGAGCGGTGCGGTGGCTCGTGATCGACGCCGAGGCGGTCACCGCCCTCGACTCGAACGGCGCACATGCGCTGTCCCGCCTCGCTCGGTGGTGCCGCCACCGCGGGATCGAGCTCGCGCTCGCCCGGGTGAGCGCGGAGCTCGCGGCCGACATCGCCCGGGCCGAGGTGCCGGTCGATCACGTCTACGAACGGGTGGCCGACGCCGTCGACGCCTACGACCGCGCCGCGGCGCAGGCGCCCTGA